One Thauera sp. K11 DNA window includes the following coding sequences:
- a CDS encoding ABC transporter substrate-binding protein → MKRLMHRTLFMAGALAISVSQVAAADNKSVSWAEIDAKAKPLSGRPVNLSSNYWLAWTGAWDTVILKQQKLWQKWLPVGSQVEWKRNLQGPPVITDLVANKQQIGYIGDNPSIVATTKRDLAPISIVAVNTTSPGRMCGLVVVRADAPPFKDYHEAVKWLDGKRVGVPKGSCADRLGQQMFARENVTVNWHQMQGEVIVSSLQANKLDAAVLYEPHVSKAVFDGYARYAVAPAGYGEQDANTVLMRRDFIDANREAAVAWLKANIEALYFMRDRPVDTINLVKQELPEYSRENLWYALYGKLPDGVGAAPQALKADMIVSPASRALLERGHAFLRDLKVHQEQALGEQAIDDSLVAQAFRELGLDPAQGLFELQASADNPFKGDDLRVAPAAR, encoded by the coding sequence ATGAAACGCTTGATGCATCGCACGCTGTTCATGGCCGGCGCGCTGGCCATTTCGGTGTCGCAGGTTGCGGCCGCCGACAACAAGTCCGTCAGTTGGGCCGAAATCGACGCGAAGGCCAAGCCGCTGAGCGGCCGGCCGGTCAACCTCAGCAGCAATTACTGGCTGGCCTGGACCGGCGCCTGGGACACGGTCATCCTGAAACAGCAGAAGCTGTGGCAGAAATGGCTGCCAGTGGGCAGCCAGGTGGAGTGGAAGCGCAACCTGCAAGGCCCCCCGGTCATCACCGATCTGGTCGCCAACAAGCAGCAGATCGGCTACATCGGCGACAACCCTTCCATTGTCGCCACGACCAAGCGCGATCTGGCGCCGATCAGCATCGTCGCGGTCAACACCACCTCCCCCGGACGCATGTGCGGCCTGGTGGTGGTCCGTGCCGACGCGCCGCCGTTCAAGGATTACCACGAGGCGGTCAAGTGGCTGGACGGCAAGCGCGTCGGGGTGCCCAAGGGGAGCTGCGCGGATCGCCTCGGCCAGCAGATGTTCGCCCGGGAGAACGTCACGGTGAACTGGCATCAGATGCAGGGCGAGGTGATCGTCAGCAGCCTGCAGGCCAACAAGCTGGATGCTGCCGTGCTGTACGAGCCGCACGTTTCCAAGGCGGTGTTCGACGGCTACGCGCGCTACGCCGTGGCGCCTGCCGGATACGGTGAGCAGGATGCCAACACCGTGCTGATGCGCCGCGATTTCATCGATGCCAACCGGGAGGCGGCGGTTGCCTGGCTGAAAGCCAACATCGAAGCGCTCTACTTCATGCGCGACCGGCCGGTCGACACCATCAACCTGGTCAAGCAGGAACTGCCCGAATACAGCCGTGAGAATCTCTGGTACGCACTGTACGGCAAGCTGCCGGACGGCGTCGGTGCGGCTCCGCAGGCATTGAAGGCCGACATGATCGTCAGCCCCGCGTCCCGTGCCCTGCTCGAGCGCGGACACGCCTTTCTGCGTGATCTGAAAGTGCATCAGGAGCAGGCGCTGGGCGAACAGGCGATCGACGATTCGCTGGTCGCCCAGGCGTTCCGCGAACTCGGGCTCGATCCCGCCCAGGGGCTGTTCGAACTGCAGGCCAGCGCAGACAACCCCTTCAAGGGCGACGACCTGCGCGTCGCCCCCGCGGCCCGCTGA
- a CDS encoding ABC transporter permease produces MPGQHVAPALDDYDERLARSADWPLAAGDWRGRLRLLSRSARLRRGVLGLLGFVSLWYLLTAVAIPPRFHFIPDPLYLFSEWTSREPSHGVSLYTRAYYEHIGISILRVYAAFAISVALGTPLGILMGWSTFARNTLGPVIELLRPVPPLAWVPLAVLTLPSVESAVIFVTLLAAFFATVLNTFLGVRSIPATYLRAAACLGYRRADVLFRVIVPGSLPSIFTGLQIAMGVAWFSLVGGEMIAGRSGLGYLILDAYTQLVLPNIFIGMITLGTLGWLSSALIRRLGERLMRWQAHRTGGHP; encoded by the coding sequence ATGCCTGGACAGCACGTCGCGCCCGCGCTGGACGACTACGACGAAAGGCTGGCCCGCTCCGCCGACTGGCCGCTCGCCGCGGGCGACTGGCGCGGCCGCCTGCGCCTGCTGTCCCGCTCGGCCAGGCTGCGGCGCGGTGTTCTGGGGCTGCTGGGCTTCGTCTCCCTGTGGTACCTGCTGACCGCCGTGGCCATCCCGCCGCGTTTCCATTTCATTCCCGACCCGCTGTACCTCTTCAGCGAATGGACGAGCCGCGAACCCTCGCACGGCGTGTCCCTGTACACCAGGGCGTACTACGAGCACATCGGCATCAGCATCCTGCGGGTCTATGCCGCCTTCGCCATCTCCGTGGCACTCGGAACGCCGCTGGGCATCCTGATGGGCTGGAGCACGTTCGCGCGCAACACGCTCGGCCCGGTGATCGAGTTGCTGCGCCCGGTACCGCCGCTGGCCTGGGTCCCGCTGGCGGTGCTGACCTTGCCGAGCGTGGAAAGCGCCGTCATCTTCGTCACCCTGCTCGCGGCCTTCTTCGCGACGGTACTCAATACATTTCTTGGCGTGCGCTCCATCCCGGCAACCTATCTGCGGGCAGCGGCCTGCCTGGGATATCGGCGCGCCGACGTGCTGTTCCGGGTGATCGTCCCGGGCTCGCTGCCAAGCATCTTCACCGGACTGCAGATCGCCATGGGGGTAGCGTGGTTCTCCCTGGTCGGCGGTGAAATGATCGCCGGCCGTTCCGGCCTGGGCTATCTGATCCTGGATGCCTACACGCAGCTCGTGCTGCCCAACATCTTCATCGGCATGATCACCCTAGGCACCCTCGGCTGGCTGTCCAGCGCGCTGATCCGCCGCCTGGGCGAGCGGCTGATGCGCTGGCAGGCGCACAGGACGGGAGGACACCCATGA
- a CDS encoding ABC transporter permease: protein MSRFFPPSLRLGHPALWQGLLGMLVFFGAWQLARTAGMLAFLPGPLEVARSVPGEIAQQGFAQSWRFSTQRVLLGFLAAAVLAIVLGIALGVSRRWHDLLFPIFEILRPIPPLAWLPLSILFWPSTEMTMVFLTFLGAFFPIFLNVLAGIERIDERYIQAARSLGGRRRTLFWQILVPGALPSLFTGLSIAIGITWEVVIAAEMASGQSGLGYLTWNAYMSHSLPGIIVGMFSIGLAGMLSSAAMLWLGRRAMPWRTH from the coding sequence ATGAGCCGGTTCTTCCCGCCATCGCTGCGGCTGGGCCATCCCGCCCTGTGGCAGGGCCTGCTCGGCATGCTGGTGTTCTTCGGCGCCTGGCAGTTGGCCAGGACCGCCGGCATGCTGGCATTCTTGCCCGGGCCGCTGGAGGTTGCGCGCAGCGTGCCGGGGGAGATCGCCCAGCAAGGTTTCGCGCAGTCCTGGCGATTCAGCACGCAGCGCGTTCTTCTCGGCTTTCTTGCCGCGGCCGTGCTGGCGATCGTGCTCGGCATCGCGCTGGGGGTCTCGCGGCGCTGGCACGATCTGCTTTTCCCGATCTTCGAGATCCTGCGGCCGATTCCGCCGCTGGCCTGGCTGCCGCTGTCGATCCTGTTCTGGCCGTCGACGGAAATGACCATGGTCTTCCTGACCTTCCTGGGCGCGTTCTTCCCGATCTTCCTCAACGTGCTGGCCGGCATCGAGCGCATCGACGAACGTTATATCCAGGCTGCCCGGTCGCTCGGCGGCCGCCGCCGCACGCTGTTCTGGCAGATCCTGGTCCCCGGCGCGCTCCCATCGCTGTTTACCGGCCTGTCGATCGCCATCGGCATCACCTGGGAGGTGGTCATTGCCGCCGAGATGGCGTCCGGGCAGAGCGGACTCGGCTATCTGACCTGGAATGCCTACATGAGCCATTCGCTGCCGGGCATCATCGTCGGCATGTTCTCGATCGGACTGGCGGGCATGCTGTCCAGCGCAGCCATGCTATGGCTCGGCCGGCGCGCCATGCCCTGGCGCACGCACTGA
- a CDS encoding ABC transporter ATP-binding protein yields MTQHASSGTVSIRNAGKTYVSRGRQVVALDDCSIDIQAGEFCAIVGPSGCGKSTLLNAIAGFDSLSAGEIVLDERVINAPGLRLRPGPDRIVVFQHDALFPWATVRENLIRAPMLQGRLSEAEALARARELLARVGLADVEGLYPGAMSSGMCRRVEMVRALLNAPRILLLDEPFRGMDALTKSATHDALLELHASTGGTVLFITHDLEEAIYLADRVLVMTSRPGRIKRAIEVDLPRPRHRRMLTSGRFLALHHIAVEAVREEAVRAFVSGERELA; encoded by the coding sequence ATGACGCAGCATGCATCCAGCGGAACCGTGTCCATTCGCAACGCGGGCAAGACCTATGTTTCCCGGGGCCGCCAGGTCGTCGCCCTGGACGATTGCTCCATCGATATCCAGGCGGGCGAATTCTGCGCCATCGTCGGCCCTTCTGGCTGCGGCAAGAGCACCCTGCTCAACGCCATCGCCGGCTTCGACAGCCTGAGTGCCGGCGAGATCGTCCTCGACGAGCGCGTCATCAACGCGCCCGGCCTGCGCCTGCGGCCCGGCCCGGACCGCATCGTGGTGTTCCAGCACGACGCCCTGTTCCCCTGGGCGACGGTGCGCGAAAACCTGATCCGCGCGCCCATGCTGCAAGGTCGCCTGAGCGAGGCCGAAGCGCTCGCCAGGGCGCGCGAACTGTTGGCCCGGGTCGGCCTGGCAGACGTCGAAGGACTGTACCCCGGCGCCATGTCCTCGGGCATGTGCCGGCGGGTGGAAATGGTCCGCGCCCTGCTCAATGCGCCCCGCATCCTGCTGCTCGACGAACCTTTCCGCGGCATGGATGCGCTGACCAAGAGCGCCACGCACGATGCCCTGCTGGAACTGCACGCGAGCACCGGCGGGACCGTGCTTTTCATCACCCACGATCTGGAGGAGGCCATTTATCTGGCGGATCGGGTCCTGGTGATGACCAGCCGTCCGGGCCGTATCAAACGCGCTATCGAAGTGGACCTGCCACGTCCGCGCCATCGGCGGATGCTGACTTCCGGGCGCTTTCTGGCCCTTCACCACATTGCCGTCGAGGCCGTGCGCGAAGAGGCCGTCAGGGCCTTCGTTTCCGGTGAACGGGAGCTGGCATGA
- a CDS encoding ABC transporter ATP-binding protein: protein MAAARTDGHTRLDGVGKVFARAGRADVVLRDCSLELLPGRLNVLIGPSGCGKSTLAKLIAGYLPPSVGQVSVDGVAVTGPSAERLMVFQETALFPWMTLLDNVAFGPRQAGVSPGEAKERARKFLARVGLQGFDRRYPEQLSGGMQRRAEVARALINRPRLLLLDEPFRGLDHLSRGLMQAYFLDLFEEDRPTTLFVTSEVDEAVLLADRVIVLTHKPTTQRTVVEVPLPRPRTAGMLELEQAVRIKRQLLDLLHEESGKAFAAPAPRSAA from the coding sequence ATGGCCGCCGCCCGGACCGATGGTCACACCCGCCTGGACGGCGTCGGCAAGGTGTTCGCCCGCGCCGGGCGGGCGGACGTGGTACTGCGGGATTGCAGCCTGGAGCTGCTGCCCGGCCGCTTGAACGTGCTGATCGGCCCTTCCGGCTGCGGCAAGAGCACGCTGGCCAAGCTGATTGCCGGCTATCTCCCGCCCAGCGTCGGGCAAGTCAGTGTGGACGGTGTCGCGGTCACCGGCCCCAGCGCCGAGCGTCTGATGGTCTTCCAGGAAACCGCGCTGTTCCCCTGGATGACCCTGCTCGACAACGTGGCCTTCGGTCCCCGGCAAGCCGGCGTCAGCCCCGGCGAAGCGAAGGAAAGGGCACGGAAGTTCCTGGCCAGGGTCGGCTTGCAGGGCTTCGATCGCCGCTACCCGGAACAGTTGTCCGGCGGCATGCAGCGACGCGCCGAAGTGGCCCGCGCGCTGATCAACCGGCCCCGCCTGCTGCTGCTCGACGAACCGTTCCGTGGCCTGGACCATCTGTCGCGCGGCTTGATGCAGGCGTATTTCCTGGACCTGTTCGAAGAGGACCGGCCGACCACGCTGTTCGTCACCTCGGAGGTGGACGAAGCGGTCTTGCTGGCCGACCGGGTGATCGTCCTGACGCACAAGCCGACCACGCAAAGGACGGTCGTCGAGGTGCCGCTGCCCAGGCCGCGAACGGCCGGGATGCTCGAACTGGAACAGGCGGTGCGGATCAAGCGGCAGTTGCTCGATCTACTGCACGAGGAATCCGGCAAAGCCTTTGCGGCGCCCGCACCGCGTTCCGCAGCTTGA
- a CDS encoding methylenetetrahydrofolate reductase C-terminal domain-containing protein, whose protein sequence is MARALAGERFAWLLECIPAAGRRPEADYGALIGPRGAPDWLSAFAVTDRVLSPQDPDPLPIAGRLLQASGRQPLLHFAGKDRELAELRDRVRTMQQMGLRNLLLLSGDRLPGHGHGKRIRYLESVAAVAAVRRWQPDWLLGVAVNPFKYREEDGMLQYLKLSKKLRAGASFAITQVGFDPDKHVEALGWMADSPLRRPLLACVMPLSAARARHLRRYPVPGITVSDSLLALLEEDARRQPDGGRARVLHRLALQIVHLRRLGYAGIQLTGIRNAMDLQALADSVDALARDCADQAAWESAWRDHWCRADGTPADPRPPGECWRPGQGTVRASPRERYRYRVFAATHALLFQRGPLAAAFAWTMRAACAQPGTMARGLERLERAVKHPLLGCETCGQCRLASTQFVCPETCPKGLANGACGGTTQNRCEFGEQECIHSVRYRIAKETGALNELESVLVPAIPAETRHSSSWPAWFIRQEPHVRILDASAPGTSIDTAGAPTCPHYGPDA, encoded by the coding sequence TTGGCCCGCGCGCTGGCCGGGGAACGGTTCGCGTGGCTGCTGGAATGCATTCCGGCAGCCGGGCGGCGGCCCGAAGCGGACTACGGAGCGCTGATCGGCCCCCGCGGCGCTCCGGACTGGCTGAGCGCGTTCGCGGTGACCGACCGCGTCCTGAGTCCGCAGGACCCTGATCCGCTGCCGATCGCCGGGCGGCTGCTGCAGGCGAGCGGACGCCAGCCGCTGCTGCACTTCGCCGGCAAGGATCGCGAGCTGGCAGAGCTGCGCGATCGAGTCCGGACCATGCAGCAGATGGGCCTGCGCAATCTGCTGCTGCTCAGCGGCGACCGCCTGCCCGGACACGGCCACGGCAAGCGCATCCGCTACCTGGAATCGGTGGCGGCCGTGGCGGCCGTGCGGCGCTGGCAACCGGACTGGCTGCTGGGCGTAGCGGTCAACCCGTTCAAGTACCGCGAGGAAGATGGCATGCTCCAGTACCTGAAGCTGTCCAAGAAACTGCGCGCGGGCGCCAGCTTCGCGATCACGCAGGTGGGCTTCGATCCGGACAAGCATGTCGAGGCCCTCGGCTGGATGGCCGACAGCCCCCTGCGCCGGCCGCTGCTGGCCTGCGTCATGCCCCTGTCCGCGGCGCGCGCGCGCCATCTGCGGCGATATCCGGTGCCAGGCATCACGGTCAGCGACAGCCTGCTTGCACTGCTCGAAGAAGACGCCCGACGCCAGCCGGACGGCGGCCGCGCCCGCGTGCTGCACCGCCTGGCATTGCAGATCGTCCATCTGCGCCGGCTCGGCTACGCCGGCATCCAGTTGACGGGCATCCGCAACGCCATGGATCTGCAAGCACTGGCCGACAGCGTTGATGCGCTCGCGCGGGACTGCGCCGACCAGGCGGCATGGGAAAGCGCCTGGCGGGACCACTGGTGCCGCGCCGACGGCACGCCGGCCGATCCCCGGCCGCCCGGAGAATGCTGGCGGCCGGGGCAGGGCACGGTTCGGGCCAGCCCGCGGGAACGCTATCGCTATCGCGTGTTCGCCGCCACGCATGCGCTGCTGTTCCAACGCGGTCCGCTGGCGGCCGCCTTCGCCTGGACGATGCGCGCCGCCTGCGCGCAGCCGGGCACCATGGCACGAGGGCTGGAACGTCTCGAACGTGCCGTCAAGCATCCCTTGCTGGGTTGCGAGACTTGCGGCCAATGCCGGCTGGCGAGCACGCAGTTCGTGTGCCCGGAGACCTGTCCCAAGGGGCTGGCCAACGGCGCGTGCGGCGGCACTACGCAGAACCGTTGCGAGTTCGGCGAGCAGGAATGCATCCACAGCGTCCGCTACCGGATCGCCAAGGAGACGGGCGCATTGAACGAACTGGAGAGCGTGCTGGTTCCGGCCATACCCGCGGAAACCCGGCATTCATCTTCCTGGCCGGCCTGGTTCATCCGCCAGGAACCCCATGTCCGGATACTCGACGCCTCCGCCCCCGGTACGTCCATCGACACGGCGGGCGCCCCGACGTGCCCGCACTACGGCCCGGACGCGTAG
- the paaY gene encoding phenylacetic acid degradation protein PaaY yields MPCYEIDGLKPVIHPTAFVHPDAVLIGDVIVGPRCYVAPLASLRGDFGRIVLEEGCNIQDTCVMHGFPGTDTVIGQDGHVGHGAVLHGCRIGRNALVGMNAVVMDNAVVGEECIVAACAFVKAGVEIPPRKLVAGMPAKVVRDLSEQEVAWKSDGTRTYQELTERCLATLKPCEPLAEMEPGRKRFEFPGVVPLVEAKKEGKA; encoded by the coding sequence ATGCCCTGTTACGAAATCGACGGCCTGAAGCCCGTCATCCACCCCACCGCCTTCGTGCATCCCGACGCCGTGCTGATCGGCGACGTGATCGTCGGGCCGCGCTGCTACGTGGCGCCGCTGGCCTCGCTGCGCGGCGACTTCGGCCGCATCGTGCTGGAGGAAGGCTGCAACATCCAGGACACCTGCGTGATGCACGGCTTTCCGGGTACCGACACGGTGATCGGGCAGGACGGGCACGTCGGCCACGGCGCGGTGCTGCACGGCTGCCGCATCGGCCGCAATGCGCTGGTGGGCATGAACGCGGTGGTGATGGACAACGCGGTGGTGGGCGAGGAGTGCATCGTCGCGGCCTGCGCCTTCGTCAAGGCGGGCGTGGAGATTCCGCCGCGCAAGCTGGTGGCGGGCATGCCGGCCAAGGTGGTGCGCGACCTCTCGGAGCAGGAGGTGGCATGGAAGAGCGACGGTACCCGCACCTACCAGGAGCTGACCGAGCGCTGCCTCGCCACGCTGAAGCCGTGCGAGCCGCTCGCCGAGATGGAGCCCGGCCGCAAGCGCTTCGAATTCCCCGGCGTGGTGCCGCTGGTGGAGGCGAAGAAGGAAGGCAAGGCTTGA
- a CDS encoding cupin domain-containing protein, which yields MSGRGNLFAALPPPGAEERFDTLLDHPAARIERIASFGHASPPGFWYDQPGDEWVMLAAGRATLVLEHADGDRETLALAAGDWVFIPAHRRHRVESTSNDAIWLAVHPGKT from the coding sequence TTGAGCGGACGCGGCAACCTGTTCGCCGCGCTGCCGCCGCCGGGTGCGGAAGAGCGGTTCGACACGCTGCTCGATCATCCGGCGGCGCGCATCGAACGCATCGCGTCGTTCGGCCACGCCAGTCCGCCGGGCTTCTGGTACGACCAGCCGGGAGACGAGTGGGTGATGCTGGCGGCGGGCCGCGCCACGCTCGTCCTCGAACATGCGGACGGAGATCGCGAGACCCTGGCGCTGGCGGCGGGAGACTGGGTCTTCATTCCGGCGCATCGCCGCCATCGGGTCGAATCGACGAGTAACGACGCCATCTGGCTGGCGGTGCATCCCGGGAAAACATGA
- a CDS encoding class I SAM-dependent rRNA methyltransferase: MARLILTPGKERSLFRRHPWIFAGSVERLDGRARPGDTVTVVSADGKPLARAAWSPESQIRARVWSFDADAAIDHAFFKRAVAASVARRASIPALQGQEGVRLIHGESDGLPGVIADRYGAVVVLQLTSAGADKWREAIVAGLVQATGCAAVFERSDSEVRGLEGLAPRTGCVHGELPAGTLTIVENGVRMEVDVESGHKTGFYLDQRDNRLLTGRLAAGRDVLNCFCYTGGFSLQALAGGAKSVLSIDSSGPALDSARRNLSLNPQLDAGRAEWHEADVFKALRALKDEGRRFGLIVLDPPKFAPSAAHAERAARAYKDINLFGFRLLEPGGILMSYSCSGGIGLELFQKIVAGAAIDAGVDARIIYRLSAAPDHPIGLAVPEGEYLKGLACQVG; this comes from the coding sequence ATGGCCCGGCTCATCCTCACCCCCGGCAAGGAACGCTCGCTGTTCCGCCGCCATCCCTGGATCTTCGCCGGCTCGGTCGAACGCCTCGACGGCCGTGCGCGGCCGGGCGACACCGTCACCGTGGTGTCGGCCGACGGCAAGCCGCTGGCGCGGGCGGCGTGGTCGCCGGAATCCCAGATCCGCGCGCGGGTGTGGAGCTTCGATGCCGACGCGGCGATCGACCACGCCTTCTTCAAGCGCGCGGTGGCCGCCTCGGTGGCGCGCCGCGCGTCGATCCCGGCGCTGCAGGGGCAGGAGGGCGTGCGCCTGATCCACGGCGAATCCGACGGACTGCCCGGTGTCATCGCCGACCGCTACGGCGCGGTGGTGGTGCTGCAACTCACCAGCGCGGGCGCCGACAAGTGGCGCGAGGCCATCGTCGCCGGCCTGGTGCAGGCCACCGGCTGCGCCGCGGTGTTCGAGCGCTCCGATTCGGAAGTGCGCGGGCTCGAAGGGCTGGCGCCGCGCACCGGCTGCGTGCATGGCGAACTGCCGGCGGGCACGCTCACCATCGTCGAGAACGGCGTGCGCATGGAGGTCGACGTCGAAAGCGGGCACAAGACCGGCTTCTACCTCGACCAGCGCGACAACCGCCTGCTCACCGGCCGGCTTGCCGCCGGGCGCGACGTGCTCAACTGCTTCTGCTATACCGGCGGCTTTTCGCTGCAGGCGCTGGCCGGCGGCGCGAAATCGGTGCTGTCGATCGATTCCTCCGGCCCGGCGCTGGATTCCGCCCGCCGCAACCTCTCGCTCAACCCGCAACTCGACGCCGGCCGCGCCGAATGGCACGAAGCGGACGTGTTCAAGGCCCTGCGCGCGCTGAAGGACGAAGGCCGCCGCTTCGGCCTGATCGTGCTCGATCCGCCCAAGTTCGCGCCTTCCGCCGCGCATGCCGAGCGTGCCGCGCGCGCCTACAAGGACATCAACCTGTTCGGCTTCCGCCTGCTGGAGCCGGGCGGCATCCTGATGAGCTATTCCTGTTCCGGCGGCATCGGCCTCGAACTGTTCCAGAAGATCGTCGCCGGCGCCGCCATCGACGCCGGGGTCGATGCGCGCATCATCTACCGCCTGTCGGCCGCGCCGGACCACCCGATCGGGCTGGCGGTGCCCGAAGGCGAATACCTCAAGGGGCTGGCCTGCCAGGTGGGCTGA
- a CDS encoding flavin reductase family protein, whose translation MSQQTFSGEDAARRFRDALGMFATGITVVTTRTPDGVPLGLTANSFNSVSLDPPLVVWSLARDASLRLPFEGCEYYAINVLAADQEALSNRFASRVDDRFAGLEVERGEGGVPLLTGCCARFVCRNTVRHPGGDHIVFIGEVVSFDREERPPLIYHGGVYRRLAG comes from the coding sequence ATGTCCCAGCAGACTTTTTCCGGCGAGGATGCCGCGCGCCGCTTCCGCGATGCGCTGGGCATGTTCGCCACCGGCATCACCGTCGTCACGACGCGCACCCCCGACGGCGTGCCGCTCGGCCTGACGGCGAACTCGTTCAATTCCGTCTCGCTCGATCCGCCGCTGGTCGTCTGGAGCCTGGCCCGCGACGCTTCGCTGCGTCTGCCCTTCGAAGGCTGCGAATACTACGCCATCAACGTGCTCGCCGCCGACCAGGAGGCGCTGTCGAACCGCTTCGCCAGCCGTGTCGACGACCGTTTCGCCGGCCTCGAAGTGGAGCGGGGCGAGGGCGGCGTGCCGCTGCTGACCGGCTGCTGCGCGCGCTTCGTGTGCCGCAACACGGTGCGCCACCCGGGCGGCGACCACATCGTCTTCATCGGCGAAGTGGTGAGCTTCGACCGCGAGGAACGGCCGCCGCTGATCTACCACGGCGGCGTCTACCGGCGGCTGGCCGGCTGA
- the mutY gene encoding A/G-specific adenine glycosylase, with protein sequence MSEFARRLVAWQREHGRHDLPWQGGRDPYRIWLSEIMLQQTQVETVIPYYHRFLERFPDVAALAAAPVEDVMALWSGLGYYARARNLHRAAQQVVERHGGRFPHSAAEIGTLPGIGRSTAAAIAAFAYDERAAILDGNVKRVLCRAFGIEGFPGGKAVENQLWALAESLLPERGTGPYIQAQMDLGATVCTRGRPACGRCPLQDDCVARRDGRTAELPAARPRKAVPRRSVRVAVILHGDRVLLERRPPAGIWGGLLALPEIPEQVGDVAAWADAALGVECEEALPLAPLTHAFTHFVLDMQPLRLDASRVAAQAMEPGHGWQPLSALAGAALPAPVRRILDALAAPDLFSG encoded by the coding sequence ATGAGCGAATTCGCACGCAGGCTCGTCGCATGGCAGCGCGAGCACGGCCGCCACGATCTGCCCTGGCAGGGCGGCCGCGACCCCTATCGCATCTGGCTGTCGGAAATCATGCTGCAGCAGACGCAGGTGGAGACGGTCATCCCCTACTACCACCGCTTTCTCGAACGCTTTCCGGACGTCGCCGCCCTGGCCGCCGCGCCGGTGGAAGACGTGATGGCGCTGTGGAGCGGGCTGGGCTACTACGCCCGCGCGCGCAACCTGCACCGCGCGGCGCAGCAGGTGGTCGAGCGCCATGGCGGGCGGTTCCCGCACAGCGCGGCGGAAATCGGGACGCTGCCCGGCATCGGCCGTTCGACCGCGGCGGCCATCGCCGCCTTCGCCTACGACGAGCGCGCCGCCATCCTCGACGGCAACGTCAAGCGGGTGCTGTGCCGGGCGTTCGGCATCGAGGGCTTCCCGGGCGGGAAGGCGGTGGAGAACCAGCTGTGGGCGCTGGCCGAATCGCTGTTGCCCGAGCGCGGCACCGGCCCCTACATCCAGGCGCAGATGGACCTCGGCGCCACCGTATGCACGCGCGGCAGGCCCGCCTGCGGCCGCTGCCCGCTGCAGGACGACTGTGTGGCGCGGCGCGACGGCCGCACCGCCGAACTGCCGGCGGCACGGCCGAGGAAGGCGGTGCCGCGGCGCAGCGTACGGGTGGCTGTGATCCTGCATGGCGACCGGGTGCTGCTGGAACGCCGCCCGCCCGCCGGCATCTGGGGCGGGCTGCTGGCGCTGCCCGAGATCCCCGAACAGGTCGGCGACGTGGCGGCGTGGGCGGACGCCGCCCTCGGCGTCGAGTGCGAAGAGGCCCTGCCGCTGGCGCCGCTGACGCACGCCTTCACCCACTTCGTGCTCGACATGCAGCCGCTGCGGCTGGACGCATCGCGCGTGGCGGCACAGGCGATGGAGCCCGGCCATGGCTGGCAGCCGCTATCGGCGCTGGCCGGCGCGGCGCTGCCGGCACCGGTGCGGCGCATTCTCGACGCGCTGGCCGCGCCGGATCTCTTCAGCGGTTGA
- a CDS encoding LON peptidase substrate-binding domain-containing protein produces the protein MNDTTRIPLFPLGTALFPEGSLPLRIFEPRYRRMIAQCLKGHGTFGVCLIAAGQEVGAPAVPYLLGTEAQIVSADHLRNGVVEIVVRGRRRFRVIDHEVEQDGLMTGLVRWLDEPPAQPVPPHLAEVAPLLERLIGKYGGGHVAEPHRYDDAGWVGARYAEWLPLKPEAKQRLLEMDDALERLEFVHQALYELGLLPEDPDAPLNR, from the coding sequence ATGAACGACACCACCCGTATTCCGCTGTTTCCGCTCGGCACCGCGCTGTTTCCCGAAGGCAGCCTGCCGCTGCGCATCTTCGAGCCGCGCTACCGGCGCATGATCGCGCAATGCCTGAAGGGGCACGGCACCTTCGGCGTGTGCCTGATCGCCGCCGGGCAGGAGGTCGGCGCGCCGGCCGTGCCCTATCTGCTCGGCACCGAGGCGCAGATCGTCAGCGCCGACCATCTGCGCAACGGCGTGGTGGAGATCGTCGTGCGCGGCCGCCGGCGTTTCCGCGTGATCGACCACGAGGTCGAGCAGGATGGCCTGATGACCGGCCTCGTGCGCTGGCTGGACGAGCCGCCGGCGCAGCCGGTCCCGCCGCATCTGGCCGAGGTGGCGCCATTGCTCGAGCGGCTGATCGGCAAGTACGGCGGCGGCCACGTCGCCGAGCCCCACCGCTACGACGACGCCGGATGGGTCGGCGCCCGCTATGCCGAGTGGCTGCCGCTCAAGCCCGAGGCCAAGCAGCGCCTGCTGGAGATGGACGATGCGCTCGAACGGCTCGAATTCGTCCACCAGGCGCTGTACGAACTCGGGCTGCTGCCGGAAGATCCGGACGCCCCGCTCAACCGCTGA